The following proteins are co-located in the Fusobacteria bacterium ZRK30 genome:
- the gatB gene encoding Asp-tRNA(Asn)/Glu-tRNA(Gln) amidotransferase subunit GatB: MAREWESVIGLEIHCQLDTKTKVWCGCSSDYDNSPENTHTCPICLGHPGALPKLNKKVLDYAIKAGFALNCDINKESKFDRKNYFYPDTPKNYQITQFDHPYAEGGHIDIKLSNGDDKRIGVTRIHIEEDAGKSIHAGEESFINFNRASMPLIEIVSEPDMRNSEEAYQYLNLVRDALKYTKISDVSMELGSLRCDANISVMHKGAKEFGTRVEVKNLNSFKGVARAIDYEISRQIEEIENGGEINQETRLWDEESQVTRVMRSKEEAMDYRFFPEPDLVRIVITDEQLERLEEEMPESKIAKMTRFVTDYKISENDAETLSSSIELADYFEKVVISSTNPKLSCNWILTEVLRVLKDNNKTIEEFSINSEELGEIIKLIDKGAISSKIAKKLFEIKLNDERSPMKIVEEEKMAQVADTSEIEKMVVEVVANNPKLVEDYKVADEGRKPRVIKGLMGQVMKASKGKANPKMVMDILTEKLS, encoded by the coding sequence ATGGCTAGAGAATGGGAATCAGTAATTGGACTAGAGATACATTGCCAATTAGATACAAAAACAAAAGTATGGTGTGGATGTAGTAGTGACTACGATAACTCACCAGAAAATACACATACATGTCCAATATGTTTGGGACATCCTGGAGCGCTACCAAAACTTAATAAAAAAGTGTTAGATTACGCAATCAAAGCAGGATTTGCATTAAATTGCGATATAAATAAAGAGAGTAAATTTGATAGAAAAAACTATTTCTATCCAGACACTCCTAAAAACTACCAAATAACTCAATTTGATCATCCATATGCTGAAGGCGGGCACATAGATATTAAATTATCTAATGGAGATGATAAGAGGATAGGAGTCACTAGAATCCATATAGAAGAAGATGCAGGAAAATCTATCCATGCAGGTGAAGAATCTTTTATAAACTTTAACAGAGCATCTATGCCCCTTATAGAGATCGTATCTGAACCAGATATGAGAAATTCAGAGGAAGCATACCAATATTTAAACTTAGTAAGAGATGCGTTGAAATACACAAAAATTTCAGATGTTTCTATGGAATTAGGGTCTCTTAGATGTGATGCTAACATATCTGTAATGCACAAAGGAGCCAAAGAATTTGGTACAAGGGTAGAGGTAAAAAACCTGAACTCATTTAAAGGTGTAGCTCGTGCTATCGACTATGAGATCAGCAGACAGATAGAAGAAATAGAAAATGGTGGAGAAATCAACCAAGAAACTAGATTATGGGATGAAGAATCACAAGTAACTAGAGTGATGAGAAGCAAGGAAGAAGCTATGGACTATAGATTTTTTCCTGAACCAGACTTAGTAAGAATAGTAATCACAGATGAACAATTAGAAAGATTAGAAGAGGAAATGCCAGAATCTAAGATAGCTAAGATGACAAGATTTGTAACTGACTATAAGATCAGTGAAAATGACGCTGAGACACTATCTAGTAGCATTGAGTTAGCCGATTATTTTGAAAAGGTAGTAATATCTTCTACTAATCCTAAACTTAGTTGTAACTGGATCTTAACAGAGGTACTCAGAGTTTTAAAAGATAATAATAAAACTATTGAAGAGTTTTCTATTAATTCAGAGGAATTAGGAGAGATAATAAAATTAATCGATAAGGGAGCTATATCAAGTAAGATAGCTAAAAAATTATTTGAGATTAAATTAAATGATGAAAGATCTCCTATGAAAATAGTAGAAGAGGAAAAAATGGCACAGGTAGCTGATACTTCTGAAATTGAAAAGATGGTAGTAGAAGTAGTAGCAAACAATCCTAAATTAGTAGAAGATTATAAGGTAGCTGATGAAGGAAGAAAACCAAGGGTTATAAAGGGACTTATGGGACAAGTAATGAAAGCATCTAAAGGAAAAGCAAACCCTAAGATGGTTATGGATATATTAACAGAAAAATTATCATAA